ATGCCGAGATAGCCCCCCTCCCCGGCGTGCGGATTGAGGCCGGCGACCAGGATGCGGGGCTGAGCGATGCCGTACTTGCCGCGCAGATCGGCGTGCAGGATGCGCAAGGTCTTTTCCAGGACATCAGCGGTAATCGCTGCCGGCACGTCCTTGAGCGGCAAATGCGTCGTGGCCAGTGCGACGCGCAGTGGGCCGCGTTCGGTATCGCCGGCCAGCATCATGACGACAAGCGGCGTCGCCGTATGCTCGGCGAGGTATTCGGTATGGCCGGTGAACGGTACGCCAGCCTGGTTGATGACCCCCTTGTGCACCGGTGCCGTCGCCATCGCGGCAAACTCACCGGACTGACAGCCGGCCAGCGCCCGATCGAGCAGGGCCAGCACATAGGGGCCATTGGCGGCATCGAGTTGACCGGCCCGCGAGGGCACCGCCACGGGCAGATGCAGGACCTCGAGACAGTCCGGATAAAATGGATTTTCCGGCGCGTAATCGCGCAGGCTGACCTCAAGGCCAAGCTGCGCTGCCCGTGCGGCCAGCAGGACGCGGTCACCGAGAATGACCGGCCGGGCATCACCCGCATAGCCGGCCAGACGCAAGCAGATTTCCGGTCCGATACCGGCCGGCTCGCCACTGGTCACGGCGATGACCGGGTACATCACTTTTCTTCGAGGCGATTTTCGACGTAGCTACGGTCGCGCAACTGGCGCAGCCAGTCCTGGTAGGCCTCATCGAGCTTGCGCTCACGCAGGGCCTGACGAGCCGAGCCGCGCTGGCGCTCTTCCGAGACATCGCGCTCGCGGCGCTCGGTGACCTGGATCAGGTGCATGCCGAAGGGCGACTGGACAACCGGGCTGAGTTCGTTGATCTTCAGTGCATCCATCGCCCGCTCGAATTCCGGCACGGTATCGCCCGGGTTCAGCCAGCCCAGATCACCGCCCTTGGCGGCCGAGCCATCCTGCGAGTTAAGACGGGCCTGCTCGGCAAAATCAACACCATTGACGATCCGTTCACGAATCACATCAAGCCGGTGTTTGGCCTCGGCTTCGGATACCACTTCGTTGATGCGAACCAGAATATGGCGAGCATGGGTCTGCTGGACGGAAGCCGGCGCGCTACCACCGCGCTTGTTGATCAGCTTGACGATATGGAAACCGGCCGACGAGCGGAGCAGGGGGCTGACCTGCCCCGGTTGCAGCTTGCCGCCGGCTTCGGCGTAAAGGGCGGGCAGACGGTCCAGCGGACGCCAGCCAAGGTCACCGCCCTGAAGGGCGTCCGGCGCATCAGAGAAAGCGGCTGTCAGCTGGGCGAAATTCTCGCCAGCCTCGGCCCGCTTGAGGGCCTGCTCGCCGCGCAGACGCAGCTTTTGCAACTGCTCGGGACTGGCTGACTCCGGGGCACGCAGGAGGATGTGCGCGAGCTGATACTCCTCACCACCGCTGGCACCTGTCTTGGTCTGGTCGGCCAGATAATTGTCGATTTCACCGTCAGAGATAACCAGTTTGCTTTCCACCTCGCGCTCACGCAGGCGAACAGTCACCATCTCGTTGCGGATTTCCTCGCGGAACTGCTTGAACTCCATGCCATCCTTTTCCAGTGCCGAGCGGAACTGCTGCAGCGTCATCTTGTTGCTTGCGGCAATGCGTCCGATGGCTTGGTCGAGCTGGTTGTCATCAACCTTCATGCCGGAATCGCGGGCATATTGAAGCTGTACGCGTTCCATGATCAGACGTTCCAGCATCTGGCGTTCCAGCACGTCCTGCGGCGGCAGCGGCGTACCCTGCTTCTGCAATTGCTTGAGGGCAGCAGCCAGGCGGGTCCGCAGGTCGACATAGGTGACCACCTCGTCGCCCACGACAGCAACGATACGGTCGGCCTCGACCGGCTCGGCCGGGGCCGCGAATACCGGGTGCGCCAGCAGGCCACCAAGGCAGCAGATGAAGACAAGCAGGTGACGGATAAGTTTGGTCATGGCGTTCATTGGGAGTTGAGCAGAGTGCCGCGAGCGGCCTGTTGGGTAATTGGCGAAAGAGCGCCGGAAAAGCGGGAACGGGCTTTCATTTTGCGTTAATTGCCAAGCAGATCGCTATTGGGCAGTTCGTTGATTTTGCCGTAGCCGGGAATGCTGCGCCGGAGCAGGCCGATCGGATTGGTGCCGATACTACCGAAATCGTTGAGTTCTAGCTGGAAAAACAATGTGTCGTTAGGCGCCCCGGAAATCGCCGCCAGCCGCTGACCAACGACGCGAACGGCCCAGCAACCGGCGTTGTACTCGACGCCGGCAATCGATTCCAGTGTCTTCTTGTCACGCAGCGAGTAGTTGTAACGCCCGACCACGTACCATTTCGAGGACAGCGGCCACTGCCCGGCCATGTCGATCTGATCGACGGTTGACGTAGTAGTCAGGGGATTGCGTGTATAGCGGTAACTAGCCGAAAGGACCTTGCCAAGTTCCGGCTGGAAACGGACGCCAGCTGAGAAACGTTCACTCAGGTTGTCGTGGTAGTTGTACTCCCAGGCCACGTCGGAGTAGGTCTTCGGCGCAATCAGCCCGTTTACCGCCGCCACCAGGTTCGAGGTATTGGCCGTCCGAACGACTTCACCGGCAATCGAGACCTGCTGCGGCTTGAAGTAACTGCGCTGACCCACCATCGCCTTGAAACGCTCGACACCGGTTTCACCGTCGAGCAGACGGGTCGTCACGGCGGCCGTCAACTGGTTGGCGTCATTGATCCGGTCGTAGCCGCTGTAGCGGTTCTCGGAAAATATCTGGGCAAAATTGAAGTCGGAGAGGCCGGTATCAAACAGCGGAATCTTGCTCTGGTCGCGATATGGAATATTCACGTAGTAGAGGCGCGGCTCCAGGGTCTGGATATAGCCTTTGCCGAACCAGTCCCCTTCGCGCTCGAAGATCACCGTCGAATCGAGGGTAAATGTCGGCAGGGCGCGACTGATGGTATCCGGAAAACCGGTGCTCGCCGGGTCGCGCCGGTCCAGGGCGTACTTGCTCATGTGCAGACCGAATTTCGGCGTGATCTGGAAAGCCGGATTGACGAAAGGCACCGAGACCTGCGGATAAAACACGATACGATCGCCCTGGTCCTTGGCGACATCAACGTGGGTGAAGCGCGAATACTGACCGATCATGCTCAGATCGGTATGCAGGACATTCGGCCGGTAGCCGATGACATTGATCTGCGGCTCAAGGAAATAGGGACGCGCCACCGGTGCCGTCGGATCAAGTTGCAGGGTCTGGTAGCGCAAGACCTGCATGCTGCTCTGCAGCCACGGCGAAGGCGAGTAGTTGAGCGCCACCTGCCTGGGCAACTGGGTCAGCGAGGTCTGCAACAGGCGGGACGACATGTCCTGCCAGTAGAAATCGTCGGAAACACCGTTCAGGTTAACGGCGGCCGACACGCCGCGACCGAGATTGTGCACATGCTCGATGCGGTAGCCATAACGCTGGCGATTGAGCACCTCATCGTTGGGCAGATACTCGACGCGGGTCATGCCCTGGAAATTGTGCTGCAGATAACGCGCCTCGGCACCGAGCTGAAAGCCGCGCTTGCTCATGTAGCGTGGATACAGCGTCAGATCGTAGTCGGGGGCGATATTCCAGTAATAGGGCTGGGTGAAGTCGAAGCCGCTACGTGACGAGATGGAAAAATGCGGATGCAGCAGACCGGAGCGGTGCTCACCATTCAAGGCAAAAGAAACAACGGGCGAATAGAAGATCGGTACGCCGCCAAACCACAATGAGGCATGGCTGGCCGTACCTTCGTTGCGGTCGTAATCGAGGTGAGTTTCGGCGGTATTCAGATACCAGTCTTCACGCCCCGGCTTGCAGGTCGAAAACGAATTCGACCAGAAGGTGTATTGGTTCTCACCCTCGAAATCGACGCGTTCCGCCCGACCGTTGGCTTCGGTCGGCCGCTGCGGCGGCGACTGCGTCGGCAGGCCGTAGCTGTTGGCGACATTGAGCATCATCGGCGCACCGGAGGTGTTGGCGTTGCTGCTCGCCACCGTCACGACGGTCTGCGTCGGGCTATAGAAACGGCTCTTGGTTTCCTTGAGTATCTGGTAGCTGACCTTTTCGGCCGAGCCCAGTTGCTCGTCAAGCTTCATCCGGAAATGCGGCGTATTGATCTCGGCCCCGTCCTGCAGCACGCGAACCGAACCAAAAGCCTCGATCTCGTCGTCAAGCATACGATAGGTCATGCGATCAGCGAGAACCAGCGACCCCGTCTTGCGCATCTCGACATTGCCCTCGGCCACCGTCAAATCGTCGGTCTGGCCTTCGATCTGGTCGGCCGTGATGAACAGCGGGTAGGTATCGTCCTTTTGTAGCGCAGCCGGCAGTTCGATGCCGACGACGACCGGCGTCGGCACATTCCTTTTCTTGCCCAGCACATTGAACCGACGCTCGGTACGGAGCCGGAGCGGTACATCGAGCGCCGCCAGCTGCATGACTTCAGATACAGCCTGTGCTTCGCCACCGTTCCCCAGGCTGGCCAGCCGCAGATGCAGGATATCGTCGGCGGCATGGCTCGACTGCGCCCCGACAAACAGGCAGCAGACAAAAACAGCAAGCGGACGACGGCAAAAACCGGGCATCTGGGCAATCTGTGAAAATCCGGGACCGGAACGGCCGATGCCCGAGTGTTAAAATCGCGCCATTTTACAACGAAGCGAACCCAAGCCGCTTATGGAACCCATGCCGCGCGATCAACTTGTTACCGACTGGGTTGCCAGTCGCTTTCCCGAACAGTCCGTCCACATCACCCCGGCCTCGGCCGATGCGAGCTTTCGCCGCTATTTCCGCCTGACCTGGCCGGATGGCCAGACGCGCATCCTGATGGACGCCCCGCCGGAGAAGGAAGACTGCAAACCCTTCATTCACGTCGCCGGCCTGCTCGCCAAGGCTGATCTCGCCGCGCCGCGCATTCTCGACAAGGATCTCGATAACGGTTTCCTGGTCCTCACCGATCTCGGCCGCATCGGCTACCTCGATGCGCTCAACGCCGACCTCAGCCTGGCCGACCTGTTGATCCGCCCGGTACTCGACGCACTGGTCCAGTGGCAATGCTCGTCCACCGCCGGGGTCCTGCCGCCCTACGATGGCAGCCTGCTGCGCCGCGAGCTCGATCTCTTCCCGGAATGGTTCATCGGCCGCCACCTCGGCGTCGAACTCGATGACGCTGAAAAATCCATGCTCGACCGGACCTTCAAGTTCCTCATCAACTCGGCGCTCAACCAGCCCAAGGTGTTCGTCCATCGCGACTTCATGCCGCGCAACCTGATGGTTGTCGAAAGTGCCGAGCGCCTGACGCCGGGCATCATCGATTTCCAGGATGCGGTTTACGGCCCGATCACCTACGACGTCGTCTCGCTCTTCCGCGACGCTTTCATTTCCTGGGAAGAAGAACAGGAAATCGACTGGGTCGTCCGCTACTGGGAAAAAGCCCGCGCCGCCGGCCTGCCCGTACGCGAGGATTTCGGTGCCTTCTGGCGCGACTACGAACTGATGGGCCTGCAACGCCATCTCAAGGTGCTCGGCATCTTCTGCCGCCTGAAATACCGCGACGGCAAGGAAAAATACAGCGAAGACCTGCCCCGCTTCATGAACTACGCCCGCAAGACGGCCCACCGCTACGTCCAGCTCAAGCCCTTGCTCAACCTGCTCGACAAGCTCGAAGGCAATACCGAGCAGATCGGTTATCGCCGCTAAAGCCCAATGAAAGCCTTCATCCTCGCCGCTGGTCGTGGCGAACGCATGCGACCGCTGACTGACCACACCCCCAAGCCGCTCCTGGTGGCCGGTGGCAAGCCGCTTATTGTCTGGCACCTGGAACGACTGGCGGCCGCAGGATTCAAGGAAATCGTCATCAACCACGCCCATCTCGGGGCACAGATCGAGCAAGCACTTGGCAATGGGGCGCGGTGGGGCCTGCGCCTCCAGTACTCACCCGAACCACCGGGCGCACTGGAAACCGCCGGCGGCATTGCCAGCGCCCTGCCTCTGCTGGGCGAGCAGCCCTTCCTGGTGGTCAATGGTGATGTTTATTGCGACTGGGATTTCAACCGTGCCCACTTATTAGCCGACAAATCGGCCCACCTCGTCATGGTCGCCAACCCGGCCCATCACACCGGTGGCGACTTCAGCCTGAATGGCGAGCAGGTTATCTACGCCCATGGTGAGCAAACGCTCACCTACGCCGGAATTTCTGTTTTTTCGCCATCCTTCTTCGCCCACATTCAAGCCGGCACAGTCATGAAGCTGCGCCCCCTGCTCGACGCCGCGATCGCCGCCGGCACCTTGACTGGGGAACGCTTTACCGGCCGCTGGGTCGATGTAGGAACACCGCAACGCCTTGCCGAACTGGATCGGGAACTGACAACCGCATGAGCCACGCCCACTTTCTCGCCCGTCGCCAGCGCCTGCTGAAAATCATCGGCGACGGCGTAGCCATCGTGCCCACTGCACCGGAAGTCATCCGCAACCGCGACGCCCACCACCTCTACCGTTTCGATAGCTACTTCTGGTACCTGACCGGATTTCCCGAGCCGGAAGCCGTCGTCGTACTGGTCGGTGGAAAAAAGCCAAAATCCATCCTCTTCTGCCGCGAAAAGCACGAAGAGCGGGAAATCTGGGACGGCTACCGCTATGGCCCGAAAGCCGCCAAGACCGCCTTCGGTTTCGACGCTGCCTATCCCATCGAGCAACTCGACAAGAAACTGGCTGAACTCATTGTTGACCGCGACACGCTATGGCATGCCGTCGGCCACGACGCCGCATGGGACAGCCGCATCGCCAAAGCGCTCAACGAAGTCCGCGCCCAGACCCGGGCCGGCAAGCGGGCGCCACGCGCCATCCACGACCTGCGCTGCGAACTCGACGCCATGCGCCTGATCAAGGACAACGCCGAAGCCGACATCCAGCAACGCTCCGCCGACATTGCCAGCGCCGGCCACGCCCGCGCCATGCGCGCCTGCCGCCCCGGCATGGCAGAGTACGAACTGGAAGCCGAACTGACCTATGAATTCAGGAAGCGCGGTGCCGACGCGCACGCCTACACGCCCATCGTCGCCGGCGGGGCGAATGCCTGCGTGCTGCATTACGTGGCCAACGACAAGATCCTCAACGACAACACCCTGGTCCTCATAGATGCCGGCTGCGAAGTTGCCGGCTACGCCGCCGATATCACCCGCAGCTTCCCGGTCAATGGCCGCTTCAACGCTGCGCAGCGCGACGTTTACCAAATCGTCCTCGCCGCGCAGGCGGCAGCCATCGCGGCCACCGTCCCCGGACGCCATTTCATGGAAGGTCACGACGCCGCCGTACGCGTCCTGACGCAAGGCCTGGTCGACCTCAAGTTGCTGCACGGCAACGTCGACAACCTGATCGACAAGGGCGATTTCCGCCGCTTCTACATGCACCGCACCGGCCACTGGCTCGGCCTCGACGTACACGACGCCGGTGAATACAAAGTCGGCGATGCATGGACGACGCTCGTCCCCGGCATGACACTTACCGTCGAACCAGGCCTCTACATCCGCCCCGGGACCGACATTCCGCCCGCCCTGGCCGGTATCGGCATCCGCATCGAGGACGATGTGCGGGTCACGGAAGATGGCTGTGCGGTATTCACGACGGCGCCGAAAACGGTGGCCGAGATTGAGGAAGTCATGCGCCATGACTAACCCGGTTATTGAAAACGTGGACATCCTGATCATGGGTGCCGGCCCGGTCGGCATGACGCTGCATCTGGCCCTTGCCGCCGGCGGCATAAAATCATTGCTGCTCGACCGTCGCCCGCCGCAAGCCCAGCAAGGTGACCCGCGCGCCCTTGCCCTGTCACATGGCGCCCGCCAGCTGCTCGAACAGATCAATAGCTGGCCAACCCGTGCCGCGACACCGATCGAAACCATTCACGTTTCACAGAAAGATGGTTTTGGCCGCACCTTGATCGACCATCAGGAATACGCCCTGCCCGCCCTCGGCTACGTCGTCCGTTACCGCGACCTGGCTAGCGCACTCGCTGCCAATCTTGCCGCCGACGCCGTTCTGTCGGAAGCCGAAGTGATCGACATCACCCCAGGCGCGGAGCACGTCACCGTGTCGCTGCGCCACGCCGGTCAACTGCGCAACATCCAAACCCGACTGCTGGTCCACGCCGAGGGCACTCCCGGCGACAATCCGGCCGTCAAGGTCAGCGACTACGACCAGCACGCGGTGATCTGCGAAGTGATCCCGACACCGGGCCACAACCGGCGCGCCTGGGAACGTTTCACACCGGACGGCCCGCTCGCCCTGCTGCCGCTCGGCGACGAGTACTCCATCGTATTCACCCTGCCGCCGGCCAAGGCCGATGCGGTGATGGCGATGGACGACGACGCCTTCATCGACGCTCTGCAAAAACAGCTTGGTCAGCGCCTGCGCTTCGCCAATCCGGGCAAACGCAGCCGCTTTCCGCTCGCCCTGCGCCTGCGCGACACCCTGGTCAAGGACAACGAGGTCTGGATCGGCAATACCGCGCAAACGCTACACCCGGTTTCTGGCCAGGGCTTCAACCTCGGCATCCGCGACGCCTGGCAACTGGCCGAAATTCTCCTCGGCAACGGCCTCGACCCCGCCGCACTCGCCGACTACGCCGCCAGCCGCCGCCTCGACCGCCGCGGCAGCGCCTTGTTCACCGACCAGATCGTGCGCGGCTTCTCCAACAACTTCGGCCCGCTCAAACTGGCCCGCGGCCTCGGCCTCCTCGCGCTTGACCTCTGCCCACCAGCCCGCCACTTCGTCGCCAAACGCATGATCTGGGGCGCCCGGGCCTGGCCTTGAACCCCCTTCACGGCATCAGTTCCGGGCATCGCCTGCAACGCCAAAGCACCCTCGCATGAAGACAAGCACCGCCTGGTTTCTTGCCTGTCGTCCGAAGACATTGTCGGTCTCGTTATCGCCGGTCCTCGTCGGGACGGCCGTCGCCTGGCACGACAGCGCCACCCTGCTCTGGCTGCCCTTGCTCGCGGCCGCGCTCGGCGCGGCCTTCATCCAGATTGGCACCAACCTGTTCAACGATGTCGGCGATTTTCTGCGCGGCACTGATACGCCCGAACGCCTCGGCCCGAAGCGCGCCACAGCTGAAGGCTGGCTGACCCCGGGCAAGGTCAGGTCGGGGGCCTGGCTCAGTTTCGCCCTGGCATTCCTGTGTGGCATTTATCTGGTCGCCCACGGCGGCTGGCCCATCGTTGCCATCGGCCTCGCCTCACTCGCCGCCGGCTGGGCCTACACCGGCGGGCCAAAACCGATTGCCTATGGACCGCTGGGCGAAGTGTTCGTGTTCATCTTCTTCGGCCTGATCGCTGTCGGCGGCAGCTACTACCTGCAGACGTTGAGCCTGTCTCCCACTGCCCTGCTGGCCGGCGCTCTGGTCGGAATTCACGCTGCGGCAGTGATCACCGTCAATAATTACCGCGATCTCGATGGCGATGCAAAAAATGGCAAGAACACCCTAGCTGTTCGCCTCGGCCGACCGGGTTGCCGCCGCATCTACGCCGCAGAAATGCTCGCCCCTTATGCGCTGCTGCCCCTCCTCGCCAACCTCGGCTGGCCCACAGCCCTGCCGCTGCTGACGCTGCCGCTGGCTCTCCGGCTGATCCACCGCTTTTACCGCGAAGCACCGGGTCCGGCGTTCAACAGCATCCTTGCTGCGACGGCCGGACTGCAATTAGGGTTTGCCCTACTCTTAACGCTGAGCCTGACGATTTGACTATTTTTTAAGCGCCGACTCGGGTAAAATTCGTGGCTCCCCAAGATTTACCCGACCCTTCGTACGCCCATGGAATTTGCCGGTTTTCAGCTCCGCAACAATCTGTTCGTCGCCCCCATGGCCGGCGTGACGGATCGGCCTTTCCGCCAGTTGTGCAAAAAACTCGGGGCCGGGCTGGCCGTTTCCGAGATGGTTACATCCAACTCGCTGCTCTACGGCAGCAAGAAGACCTTGCGCCGGGCCAATCACGAAGGCGAAGTGGCACCGATTTCGGTGCAGATTGCCGGGGCCGACCCCAAGATGATGGCCGAAGCGGCCAGACACAACGTCGATAACGGCGCCCAGATCATCGACATCAATATGGGTTGCCCGGCCAAAAAGGTCTGCAACGTCATGGCCGGTTCGGCCCTCATGCAGGACGAGGAACACGTCGGTCGGATTCTCGACGCCGTCGTCGCTGCCGTGCCGAACACGCCGGTCACGCTCAAATTCCGCACCGGCTGGAACATCGCCAACAAGAACGCGCCGACCATCGCGCGCATTGCTGAATCGGCCGGTATCCGTGCCGTCGCCATCCATGGCCGGACGCGCTGCCAGCAATACACAGGGGAAGCCGAGTACGACACCATCGCCTTGGTCAAGACGCTGATCCGCATCCCGGTCATCGCCAACGGCGACATCACGACACCGGAAAAAGCCAAGCACGTGCTCGACGTCACCGGCGCCGACGGCATCATGATTGGTCGGGCCGCCCAGGGCCGCCCCTGGCTGTTCCGCGAAATCGAACATTATCTGAAGACCGGCGAGCATTTGCCGCCGGCCAGAGTCACCGAGATCCACGCCATTCTGCTGGCCCATCTCGAGGACCTTTACGCTTTCTACGGCCCGGAAACGGGGTTCAAGGTCGCCCGCAAGCACATCTCCTGGTACACCAAGGGATTGGTTGGCTCGGCGGCCTTCCGCAAGGAAATGAACGTCCTGCCCAGCATCGAACAACAGATGCAGGCAGTGAACGAGTTTTTCATCCGCCAGGCGGAAGAAAACGACATCTTAAAATATGACAAAGAGGAGGCGTTGGCAGCATGAGCCAACAAGACTTGGGGCGGTGCGTCATCAGTGCACTGGAGCAGTACTTCCGCGACCTCGATGGCGAAAAGCCGGGCGCAATCTATGACATGGTTTTGAAGAGCGTCGAAAAGCCGATGCTCGAAGTGGTGCTGGCCAAGGCCGGTGCCAACCAGACGCTGGCGGCGGAGATGCTGGGCATCAACCGCAATACGCTGCGCAAGAAACTGACAGAACACCAACTACTGTAATCACCATGACCATCAAACAAGCCCTGATTTCCGTCTCCGACAAGACGGGTGTTCTCGAATTCGCCCAAGGCCTCGCCGCCCAGGGCGTCAAGCTGCTGTCGACCGGCGGCACCGCCAAGATGCTGCGCGATGCCGGCCTGTCTGTCACCGAAATCGGCGACTACACCGGCTTCCCGGAAATGCTCGATGGCCGTGTCAAGACGCTGCACCCGAAGGTGCATGGCGGCATC
The DNA window shown above is from Dechloromonas sp. HYN0024 and carries:
- the pdxA gene encoding 4-hydroxythreonine-4-phosphate dehydrogenase PdxA; amino-acid sequence: MYPVIAVTSGEPAGIGPEICLRLAGYAGDARPVILGDRVLLAARAAQLGLEVSLRDYAPENPFYPDCLEVLHLPVAVPSRAGQLDAANGPYVLALLDRALAGCQSGEFAAMATAPVHKGVINQAGVPFTGHTEYLAEHTATPLVVMMLAGDTERGPLRVALATTHLPLKDVPAAITADVLEKTLRILHADLRGKYGIAQPRILVAGLNPHAGEGGYLGMEEIEVITPVLDKLRAEGMLLSGPHPADTMFTPPILAQGDAVLAMYHDQGLTALKYATFGKGINVTLGLPIIRTSVDHGTALELAGTGRADPGSLFEAVAEAARMAIRKTQ
- a CDS encoding peptidylprolyl isomerase — its product is MTKLIRHLLVFICCLGGLLAHPVFAAPAEPVEADRIVAVVGDEVVTYVDLRTRLAAALKQLQKQGTPLPPQDVLERQMLERLIMERVQLQYARDSGMKVDDNQLDQAIGRIAASNKMTLQQFRSALEKDGMEFKQFREEIRNEMVTVRLREREVESKLVISDGEIDNYLADQTKTGASGGEEYQLAHILLRAPESASPEQLQKLRLRGEQALKRAEAGENFAQLTAAFSDAPDALQGGDLGWRPLDRLPALYAEAGGKLQPGQVSPLLRSSAGFHIVKLINKRGGSAPASVQQTHARHILVRINEVVSEAEAKHRLDVIRERIVNGVDFAEQARLNSQDGSAAKGGDLGWLNPGDTVPEFERAMDALKINELSPVVQSPFGMHLIQVTERRERDVSEERQRGSARQALRERKLDEAYQDWLRQLRDRSYVENRLEEK
- a CDS encoding LPS-assembly protein LptD; protein product: MPGFCRRPLAVFVCCLFVGAQSSHAADDILHLRLASLGNGGEAQAVSEVMQLAALDVPLRLRTERRFNVLGKKRNVPTPVVVGIELPAALQKDDTYPLFITADQIEGQTDDLTVAEGNVEMRKTGSLVLADRMTYRMLDDEIEAFGSVRVLQDGAEINTPHFRMKLDEQLGSAEKVSYQILKETKSRFYSPTQTVVTVASSNANTSGAPMMLNVANSYGLPTQSPPQRPTEANGRAERVDFEGENQYTFWSNSFSTCKPGREDWYLNTAETHLDYDRNEGTASHASLWFGGVPIFYSPVVSFALNGEHRSGLLHPHFSISSRSGFDFTQPYYWNIAPDYDLTLYPRYMSKRGFQLGAEARYLQHNFQGMTRVEYLPNDEVLNRQRYGYRIEHVHNLGRGVSAAVNLNGVSDDFYWQDMSSRLLQTSLTQLPRQVALNYSPSPWLQSSMQVLRYQTLQLDPTAPVARPYFLEPQINVIGYRPNVLHTDLSMIGQYSRFTHVDVAKDQGDRIVFYPQVSVPFVNPAFQITPKFGLHMSKYALDRRDPASTGFPDTISRALPTFTLDSTVIFEREGDWFGKGYIQTLEPRLYYVNIPYRDQSKIPLFDTGLSDFNFAQIFSENRYSGYDRINDANQLTAAVTTRLLDGETGVERFKAMVGQRSYFKPQQVSIAGEVVRTANTSNLVAAVNGLIAPKTYSDVAWEYNYHDNLSERFSAGVRFQPELGKVLSASYRYTRNPLTTTSTVDQIDMAGQWPLSSKWYVVGRYNYSLRDKKTLESIAGVEYNAGCWAVRVVGQRLAAISGAPNDTLFFQLELNDFGSIGTNPIGLLRRSIPGYGKINELPNSDLLGN
- a CDS encoding aminoglycoside phosphotransferase family protein, with product MPRDQLVTDWVASRFPEQSVHITPASADASFRRYFRLTWPDGQTRILMDAPPEKEDCKPFIHVAGLLAKADLAAPRILDKDLDNGFLVLTDLGRIGYLDALNADLSLADLLIRPVLDALVQWQCSSTAGVLPPYDGSLLRRELDLFPEWFIGRHLGVELDDAEKSMLDRTFKFLINSALNQPKVFVHRDFMPRNLMVVESAERLTPGIIDFQDAVYGPITYDVVSLFRDAFISWEEEQEIDWVVRYWEKARAAGLPVREDFGAFWRDYELMGLQRHLKVLGIFCRLKYRDGKEKYSEDLPRFMNYARKTAHRYVQLKPLLNLLDKLEGNTEQIGYRR
- the murU gene encoding N-acetylmuramate alpha-1-phosphate uridylyltransferase MurU, translated to MKAFILAAGRGERMRPLTDHTPKPLLVAGGKPLIVWHLERLAAAGFKEIVINHAHLGAQIEQALGNGARWGLRLQYSPEPPGALETAGGIASALPLLGEQPFLVVNGDVYCDWDFNRAHLLADKSAHLVMVANPAHHTGGDFSLNGEQVIYAHGEQTLTYAGISVFSPSFFAHIQAGTVMKLRPLLDAAIAAGTLTGERFTGRWVDVGTPQRLAELDRELTTA
- a CDS encoding aminopeptidase P N-terminal domain-containing protein; translation: MSHAHFLARRQRLLKIIGDGVAIVPTAPEVIRNRDAHHLYRFDSYFWYLTGFPEPEAVVVLVGGKKPKSILFCREKHEEREIWDGYRYGPKAAKTAFGFDAAYPIEQLDKKLAELIVDRDTLWHAVGHDAAWDSRIAKALNEVRAQTRAGKRAPRAIHDLRCELDAMRLIKDNAEADIQQRSADIASAGHARAMRACRPGMAEYELEAELTYEFRKRGADAHAYTPIVAGGANACVLHYVANDKILNDNTLVLIDAGCEVAGYAADITRSFPVNGRFNAAQRDVYQIVLAAQAAAIAATVPGRHFMEGHDAAVRVLTQGLVDLKLLHGNVDNLIDKGDFRRFYMHRTGHWLGLDVHDAGEYKVGDAWTTLVPGMTLTVEPGLYIRPGTDIPPALAGIGIRIEDDVRVTEDGCAVFTTAPKTVAEIEEVMRHD
- a CDS encoding FAD-dependent monooxygenase, giving the protein MTNPVIENVDILIMGAGPVGMTLHLALAAGGIKSLLLDRRPPQAQQGDPRALALSHGARQLLEQINSWPTRAATPIETIHVSQKDGFGRTLIDHQEYALPALGYVVRYRDLASALAANLAADAVLSEAEVIDITPGAEHVTVSLRHAGQLRNIQTRLLVHAEGTPGDNPAVKVSDYDQHAVICEVIPTPGHNRRAWERFTPDGPLALLPLGDEYSIVFTLPPAKADAVMAMDDDAFIDALQKQLGQRLRFANPGKRSRFPLALRLRDTLVKDNEVWIGNTAQTLHPVSGQGFNLGIRDAWQLAEILLGNGLDPAALADYAASRRLDRRGSALFTDQIVRGFSNNFGPLKLARGLGLLALDLCPPARHFVAKRMIWGARAWP
- a CDS encoding 1,4-dihydroxy-2-naphthoate polyprenyltransferase, which produces MKTSTAWFLACRPKTLSVSLSPVLVGTAVAWHDSATLLWLPLLAAALGAAFIQIGTNLFNDVGDFLRGTDTPERLGPKRATAEGWLTPGKVRSGAWLSFALAFLCGIYLVAHGGWPIVAIGLASLAAGWAYTGGPKPIAYGPLGEVFVFIFFGLIAVGGSYYLQTLSLSPTALLAGALVGIHAAAVITVNNYRDLDGDAKNGKNTLAVRLGRPGCRRIYAAEMLAPYALLPLLANLGWPTALPLLTLPLALRLIHRFYREAPGPAFNSILAATAGLQLGFALLLTLSLTI
- the dusB gene encoding tRNA dihydrouridine synthase DusB codes for the protein MEFAGFQLRNNLFVAPMAGVTDRPFRQLCKKLGAGLAVSEMVTSNSLLYGSKKTLRRANHEGEVAPISVQIAGADPKMMAEAARHNVDNGAQIIDINMGCPAKKVCNVMAGSALMQDEEHVGRILDAVVAAVPNTPVTLKFRTGWNIANKNAPTIARIAESAGIRAVAIHGRTRCQQYTGEAEYDTIALVKTLIRIPVIANGDITTPEKAKHVLDVTGADGIMIGRAAQGRPWLFREIEHYLKTGEHLPPARVTEIHAILLAHLEDLYAFYGPETGFKVARKHISWYTKGLVGSAAFRKEMNVLPSIEQQMQAVNEFFIRQAEENDILKYDKEEALAA
- a CDS encoding Fis family transcriptional regulator; amino-acid sequence: MSQQDLGRCVISALEQYFRDLDGEKPGAIYDMVLKSVEKPMLEVVLAKAGANQTLAAEMLGINRNTLRKKLTEHQLL